The following are from one region of the Stigmatella ashevillena genome:
- a CDS encoding NADH-quinone oxidoreductase subunit A codes for MSSPLAPYLPMAVALLVAGVLAILMPGLASLLGPRRPSAIKSMAFEAGSESTGPARQRFAVKFYVIALLFIIFDVEAVFLYPWAVNFQSLGWFGYGEMVVFAATLVVGLIYIWKKGALDWES; via the coding sequence ATGAGTTCTCCTCTGGCCCCTTACCTGCCGATGGCCGTGGCGCTGCTGGTGGCGGGCGTCCTGGCCATCCTGATGCCCGGCTTGGCGAGCCTGCTTGGCCCCCGCCGCCCCAGCGCGATCAAATCCATGGCCTTCGAGGCCGGCTCCGAGAGCACTGGGCCCGCGCGCCAGCGCTTCGCGGTGAAGTTCTATGTAATCGCCCTGCTCTTCATCATCTTCGACGTGGAGGCGGTCTTCCTGTACCCCTGGGCGGTGAACTTCCAGTCGCTCGGCTGGTTCGGCTACGGGGAGATGGTGGTTTTCGCTGCAACCCTCGTGGTGGGCCTTATCTACATTTGGAAGAAGGGCGCTCTCGATTGGGAGAGCTGA
- a CDS encoding methyl-accepting chemotaxis protein, translated as MWGRLSLRWQVALAVLVPSLVISVLGAGLFPPRQKAIGMERLKERAFSVALLARQEVARLLTESPEGGADRFQPLFEQVDQGGRVAFQAVVEPNGAVLSHRGTVPSGIRTLKAATGCIDGRVAEAVVVRCALADGRSYVLGYDTAVVHEDTRAFVLLALPLFLVSTVIGLGLAFLLSRAISEPVSHMTDMAREVSMGDVSRSSLEVSAAGEVRLMAHSFNEMLGTLRATVAELVSRTEQLSSASRGLTGASADQEHVISQQAAYAQQIAATFEELSRTAEQISSSTEVVESSARRTHEAVAEAMAVVAQVVAGINDIRIESKGVADAIVGLNQDLQQVSKIAQVINQVAERSDLLALNAALEGTKAGEVGRGFSLVAAEMRKLAENVSGSARDIARIVEKVQDSGDEAAAKARVGMATSDRGVEVAEQASAVFERIVELARGTSEAARQITIATRQQRQSSEQAVQGARNVAELVKQGVDATGRTTRIAQDLQAVAEGLTAVTGRFKVARD; from the coding sequence ATGTGGGGTCGGCTCAGTTTACGGTGGCAGGTGGCGCTCGCGGTGCTCGTGCCTTCTCTGGTCATCTCCGTTCTCGGCGCGGGCTTGTTCCCGCCCCGGCAGAAGGCCATTGGCATGGAGCGGTTGAAGGAGCGCGCCTTCAGTGTGGCCCTGCTCGCTCGCCAAGAGGTGGCCCGGTTGTTGACCGAGTCCCCGGAAGGGGGCGCTGACCGGTTTCAGCCGCTCTTCGAGCAGGTGGATCAGGGTGGGCGCGTGGCGTTCCAGGCGGTGGTGGAGCCAAACGGCGCGGTGCTCTCGCACCGGGGCACGGTTCCCTCTGGCATCCGCACGCTGAAAGCCGCCACCGGCTGTATCGACGGGCGCGTGGCGGAGGCCGTGGTGGTGCGTTGTGCCTTGGCGGATGGCCGTAGCTATGTGCTGGGCTATGACACCGCGGTGGTGCACGAGGACACCCGCGCCTTCGTTCTGTTGGCGCTGCCGCTGTTCCTGGTCTCGACGGTGATTGGCCTGGGACTGGCCTTTCTCCTGAGCCGGGCCATCTCGGAGCCCGTTTCTCACATGACGGACATGGCCCGGGAGGTCTCCATGGGCGATGTGTCCCGCAGCTCCCTGGAGGTGTCCGCGGCGGGGGAAGTCCGCCTCATGGCGCACTCCTTCAATGAGATGCTGGGCACGCTGCGCGCCACGGTGGCGGAGCTCGTCTCGCGCACGGAGCAGCTCTCCAGCGCTTCGCGCGGGCTGACGGGCGCCTCCGCGGATCAAGAGCATGTCATCAGCCAGCAGGCCGCCTACGCCCAGCAGATCGCCGCCACGTTCGAGGAGCTGAGCCGCACCGCGGAGCAGATCTCCAGCTCCACCGAGGTGGTGGAGTCCAGTGCGCGCCGCACCCACGAGGCGGTGGCCGAGGCCATGGCGGTGGTGGCGCAGGTGGTGGCCGGCATCAACGACATCCGCATCGAGTCCAAGGGGGTCGCGGACGCCATCGTCGGGCTGAATCAGGATCTCCAGCAGGTGTCGAAGATCGCCCAGGTCATCAACCAGGTGGCGGAGCGCTCGGACTTGCTGGCGCTCAACGCGGCGCTGGAGGGCACCAAGGCGGGCGAGGTGGGGCGGGGCTTCTCGCTGGTGGCCGCGGAGATGCGCAAGCTGGCGGAGAACGTGTCCGGCTCCGCGCGGGACATCGCCCGCATTGTCGAGAAGGTGCAGGACTCGGGAGACGAGGCCGCCGCCAAGGCCCGTGTGGGCATGGCGACCTCGGACCGAGGGGTGGAGGTGGCCGAGCAGGCCTCGGCGGTGTTCGAGCGCATCGTCGAGCTGGCGCGCGGCACCAGTGAGGCGGCCCGGCAGATCACCATCGCCACACGCCAGCAGCGTCAGTCCAGCGAGCAGGCCGTGCAGGGCGCGCGCAATGTGGCGGAGTTGGTGAAGCAAGGCGTGGATGCCACGGGCCGCACCACCCGCATCGCCCAGGATCTCCAAGCCGTTGCCGAGGGGCTCACCGCCGTGACGGGACGGTTCAAGGTGGCCCGCGACTGA
- a CDS encoding response regulator, giving the protein MKTILVVDDEFDIAEAVKAILEEDHYRVYACSNGWEALKCLNDLKPDLAILDIMMPRLNGYETLKAIRQQPAFAQMPILLMSAILPEVKSHPYSWSGFLKKPFSLRALLEQVHQLVPQSPEEEEPSA; this is encoded by the coding sequence ATGAAGACCATCCTCGTCGTGGACGATGAGTTCGACATCGCGGAGGCCGTGAAGGCCATCCTCGAAGAGGACCACTACCGGGTCTATGCCTGCAGCAATGGGTGGGAGGCGCTCAAGTGCCTGAATGACTTGAAGCCGGATCTGGCCATCCTGGACATCATGATGCCCCGGCTCAATGGCTACGAGACCCTCAAGGCCATCCGGCAGCAGCCCGCCTTCGCGCAAATGCCCATCCTCCTCATGAGCGCCATCCTCCCCGAGGTGAAGTCCCACCCGTATTCGTGGTCCGGCTTCCTCAAGAAGCCCTTCTCCCTGAGGGCCCTGCTGGAACAGGTTCACCAACTGGTACCGCAATCCCCAGAAGAAGAGGAACCCTCCGCGTGA